In Chryseobacterium gleum, a single genomic region encodes these proteins:
- a CDS encoding cation:proton antiporter codes for MNLGKYKNLIFYITTIAVFSGLMYYFIIEGQTLEVKENIVASTSSGSTWENFLESFKTNLHHPLALLLAQIVTIIMTARLFGWICMKIKQPTVIGEMIAGIVLGPSLVGMYFPEFSAFLFPKESLGNLQFLSQIGLILFMYIVGMELDLSVLRKKAHDAVVISHASIIIPFALGIGLSYFVYQEFAPDGIQFTSFALFIAISMSITAFPVLARIVQERNLQKTKLGTIVITCAAADDITAWCILAAVIAIVKAGSFTSSIYVIIMAIAYVFLMIKIVRPFLKRVGDLQVGKNTISKPMVAIFFLTLILSAYATEVIGIHALFGAFMAGAIMPENAKFRTLFIDKVEDVALVLLLPLFFVFTGLRTQIGLLNDSHLWMTAGFIILTAVLGKFAGSALTAKFVGISWKESLTIGALMNTRGLMELIVLNIGYDLGVLSPEIFAMLVIMALFTTFMTGPALDFINFIFKSKKNQDEPIQDNDSKYRVLLSFDKPESGSTLLKLAHNFTHKMNGNKSITAMNIAPVDEMHAYDSNEYENSQFQNVIETSQDLNLEVTTLFKASTDIESDLTSITNKGHYDLLLIMLGKSMYEGSLLGRLLGFTTKIINPEKLLNTVKGKGNIFNNSPFDDFTLQILDKTNIPVGVLVEKDFNAADKVFVPIFNLSDFYLLEYAKRLINNNNSQIIILDAAGQIRNNIEVKELIRSIEQVAPNHITLYNEKKIEKEFLNSQDLMLVSSKSWKNLIDTKSLWLSDIPSTLIISNP; via the coding sequence ATGAATTTGGGGAAATACAAAAATTTAATTTTCTATATTACGACCATCGCAGTCTTTTCCGGACTGATGTATTACTTCATTATCGAAGGACAAACGCTGGAGGTAAAAGAAAATATCGTTGCCAGCACCAGCAGTGGCTCTACCTGGGAAAATTTCCTGGAATCATTTAAAACCAATCTTCACCATCCGCTTGCCTTATTGTTGGCACAAATTGTCACGATTATTATGACCGCAAGGCTTTTCGGATGGATTTGTATGAAAATAAAGCAGCCTACGGTAATCGGAGAAATGATCGCAGGGATTGTACTGGGGCCGTCACTTGTCGGAATGTACTTTCCTGAATTTTCAGCATTTCTTTTCCCTAAAGAATCTTTAGGTAATCTGCAGTTTCTGAGTCAGATAGGTCTTATCCTTTTTATGTACATTGTAGGAATGGAGCTGGATCTGAGCGTATTAAGAAAAAAAGCTCATGATGCTGTGGTCATCAGCCATGCCAGTATCATTATTCCTTTTGCACTGGGAATAGGACTTTCCTATTTTGTGTACCAGGAATTTGCTCCGGACGGTATTCAATTTACTTCTTTTGCTTTGTTTATAGCCATTTCTATGAGTATTACTGCATTTCCGGTTCTGGCAAGGATTGTACAGGAAAGAAACCTTCAGAAAACCAAACTGGGAACTATTGTGATTACCTGTGCTGCCGCAGATGACATTACGGCATGGTGTATTCTTGCTGCTGTAATTGCAATTGTAAAAGCAGGCTCTTTCACCAGTTCTATTTATGTGATTATCATGGCCATTGCCTATGTATTTCTAATGATTAAAATTGTAAGGCCTTTCCTGAAAAGGGTTGGAGACCTTCAGGTAGGAAAAAATACAATCAGCAAACCCATGGTGGCTATTTTCTTCCTGACATTAATCTTATCCGCATATGCTACTGAAGTAATCGGTATTCATGCTTTATTCGGAGCTTTTATGGCGGGAGCTATCATGCCGGAAAATGCAAAGTTCCGAACCCTTTTTATCGATAAAGTAGAAGATGTCGCCTTAGTACTTCTACTGCCGCTATTCTTTGTATTTACGGGACTTCGTACACAAATCGGCCTGCTTAATGACAGCCATCTGTGGATGACCGCAGGATTTATTATTCTGACTGCTGTTCTAGGAAAATTTGCAGGAAGTGCCCTTACAGCAAAGTTTGTAGGCATAAGCTGGAAAGAAAGCTTAACGATCGGAGCCCTCATGAATACAAGAGGTCTTATGGAGCTTATTGTCCTCAACATTGGGTATGATCTTGGTGTTTTAAGTCCTGAAATATTTGCAATGCTAGTGATCATGGCCCTTTTTACAACTTTCATGACGGGACCAGCTCTTGACTTTATTAATTTCATTTTTAAATCTAAAAAAAATCAGGACGAACCTATTCAGGATAATGATTCCAAGTACCGTGTGCTTCTCTCATTTGACAAGCCGGAATCAGGAAGTACCCTTTTAAAACTGGCTCACAACTTTACCCATAAAATGAATGGCAATAAAAGCATCACAGCCATGAACATTGCACCGGTAGATGAGATGCATGCCTATGATAGTAACGAATATGAAAATTCACAGTTTCAGAATGTAATTGAAACCTCTCAGGATCTTAATCTGGAAGTTACTACCCTCTTCAAGGCGTCTACTGATATTGAAAGTGATCTTACCAGCATTACCAATAAAGGACATTATGATCTGCTTCTGATCATGCTTGGCAAATCTATGTATGAAGGCAGTTTATTAGGAAGATTATTAGGCTTTACAACCAAGATCATTAATCCTGAAAAACTGCTGAACACAGTAAAAGGTAAAGGAAATATATTCAACAATTCTCCTTTTGACGATTTTACCCTTCAGATTCTCGACAAAACCAATATTCCTGTGGGAGTTCTGGTGGAAAAGGATTTTAACGCAGCAGATAAAGTATTTGTTCCGATTTTTAATCTGAGTGATTTCTACCTTCTTGAGTATGCTAAAAGGCTGATCAATAACAATAATTCTCAGATTATCATTCTGGATGCTGCAGGACAGATCAGAAATAATATTGAGGTAAAAGAACTTATCAGAAGTATTGAACAGGTGGCTCCCAATCATATTACGCTGTATAATGAGAAAAAAATTGAGAAAGAATTCCTGAACTCTCAGGACCTGATGCTGGTCAGCAGTAAAAGCTGGAAAAACCTGATCGATACCAAAAGTCTTTGGCTTTCTGATATCCCATCTACATTAATAATTTCAAACCCCTAG
- a CDS encoding LytR/AlgR family response regulator transcription factor, with translation MIKCVILDDELLAISYLKLLCEQIENVEVVKAFNDPKVFLNEIDSIDCNLCILDIEMPGITGLQVAGIISGSKKIIFTTAYKEYAAEAFDLNVVDYVRKPIKKERLIQAFEKAKELVEDSPKKPFIEWNTNIGKTVIFTEQISYIKTSEIDSRDKDIILSDGTTIVLKNLNFKNLLEMLPSKDFAQVNKKEIIALSSIKVFSTNEIITTIPSEDHTFLKLQIGDAYKNSLMERFGK, from the coding sequence ATGATAAAATGCGTTATTCTGGATGACGAATTACTGGCGATCAGTTATTTAAAACTTCTATGCGAGCAGATCGAAAATGTAGAAGTTGTAAAAGCATTCAATGATCCTAAGGTTTTTCTGAATGAAATAGACAGCATCGACTGCAATCTGTGTATTCTGGATATTGAAATGCCCGGAATAACAGGTCTTCAGGTAGCTGGGATTATTTCAGGCTCAAAAAAAATCATCTTTACAACCGCCTATAAAGAATACGCAGCAGAAGCTTTCGACCTGAATGTGGTGGATTACGTAAGAAAACCTATAAAAAAAGAGCGGTTGATCCAGGCATTTGAGAAAGCGAAGGAACTTGTGGAAGACAGTCCTAAAAAGCCATTTATCGAATGGAATACCAACATTGGAAAAACCGTTATATTCACAGAACAGATTTCTTATATCAAAACCTCCGAAATTGACAGCAGGGATAAAGATATTATACTCAGCGACGGAACTACCATTGTTTTAAAAAACCTGAATTTCAAAAATCTTCTGGAAATGCTGCCATCCAAGGATTTTGCACAGGTCAATAAAAAAGAGATTATTGCCCTATCTTCTATTAAAGTATTTTCAACCAACGAAATTATTACAACCATTCCTTCGGAAGACCATACATTTCTGAAACTCCAGATCGGAGATGCCTACAAAAATTCTCTGATGGAGCGATTTGGGAAATAA
- a CDS encoding histidine kinase, producing MEGNYYMIHDYLIFIGVFAIFLFLTTSIYLFSQNHKLKQRNTKLSETNKLIEQRLNEVRLEHIGTKLNPHLFKNILNSVQSHAYQTYMSLDKLANVLDYILYESNNKFVSPKEELNFALSLIEINKIKINPLFDFRIKSRINKTDSVYEEKVFAPLISVDLIENAFKHTDFLAQDSFISIYMELENGIFTMKVSNKASLKNILEKEKSGFGSQSFDQRLKMIYSTYYQLERSSRNGVFTAELKINLGEFYDKMRYSG from the coding sequence ATGGAAGGCAATTACTACATGATTCATGATTATCTGATATTCATCGGAGTTTTTGCCATTTTCCTGTTTCTGACAACAAGTATTTATCTCTTCAGCCAGAATCATAAACTGAAACAGAGAAATACCAAACTATCAGAAACCAACAAACTTATTGAACAACGTCTGAATGAAGTCCGTCTGGAACACATAGGTACTAAGCTGAACCCGCATTTGTTTAAAAATATTCTCAATTCAGTTCAGTCACATGCCTATCAGACGTATATGTCACTGGATAAGCTGGCCAATGTGCTGGATTATATTTTATACGAAAGCAACAACAAGTTTGTCAGTCCTAAAGAAGAGCTCAATTTTGCTTTAAGCCTTATTGAGATTAATAAAATCAAGATCAATCCCCTCTTCGACTTCAGAATCAAATCCAGGATCAACAAGACCGATTCCGTATATGAAGAAAAGGTATTTGCCCCGTTGATTTCTGTAGACCTTATTGAAAATGCTTTCAAACATACAGATTTTCTCGCCCAGGACTCTTTCATTTCTATTTACATGGAGCTTGAAAACGGAATTTTCACCATGAAAGTAAGCAATAAAGCTTCTTTAAAAAATATTCTGGAAAAAGAAAAAAGCGGTTTTGGAAGTCAGTCTTTTGATCAACGGCTTAAGATGATCTACAGTACGTATTACCAGCTTGAAAGAAGCTCAAGAAACGGTGTTTTTACAGCAGAGTTAAAAATCAATTTAGGAGAATTCTATGATAAAATGCGTTATTCTGGATGA
- a CDS encoding SH3 domain-containing protein, translating into MKNISLALLYSFLLSCTAQESKLQLRNIKDMISLKDTPYNITDEGDGTKSNYDDLSPEFINKAKKILEQRKFQFSDENTFNQKILDKFSFNLKDYKNSIIALRPAMFPEVAIEENKFIFIQDAGADEPDFINPDLLYHFNSYVFYNTPVSYIWLQTNNSNLLYDLVVYYGYNKDKKLVEAVFKKFDFNSLSDMEQLIFIDSDGYKKLKKQIFDDIETIIYKGKVEDFSYAKEGNGYLRIGDIINKISSSPKEYFEPEKTISNLFERELRVGIQGDIESYLNKNPTFKSNLEKNKFYDLPTLKDYVKYIYQKESNTNFIIQDSDGFTNLRKEKNSSSQILQKINTGEQIEVLNQNGDWWLVVSKEGKKGYVHKSRIKSE; encoded by the coding sequence ATGAAAAACATTTCTTTAGCTCTTTTGTATTCATTTCTACTTTCCTGCACTGCACAAGAAAGTAAACTTCAATTGCGTAATATCAAAGATATGATTTCATTAAAAGACACACCTTATAACATTACAGATGAAGGAGATGGCACAAAATCGAACTATGATGACCTATCTCCCGAATTTATAAATAAAGCGAAAAAAATTTTAGAGCAAAGAAAATTTCAATTTTCTGACGAAAATACCTTTAATCAAAAAATTTTGGATAAATTTTCTTTCAATTTAAAAGATTATAAAAACTCCATAATTGCGCTACGTCCGGCAATGTTTCCAGAGGTAGCTATTGAAGAAAATAAATTTATTTTTATTCAGGATGCCGGTGCTGACGAACCAGATTTTATTAATCCTGACTTGTTGTATCATTTTAATTCTTACGTATTTTATAATACTCCCGTATCCTATATTTGGCTGCAAACAAACAATTCAAATCTTTTATATGATTTAGTTGTTTACTATGGATACAATAAGGATAAAAAGCTTGTAGAAGCAGTATTTAAAAAATTCGATTTTAATAGTCTTTCCGATATGGAGCAGTTAATCTTTATAGATTCTGACGGGTATAAAAAATTGAAAAAACAAATATTTGACGATATAGAAACCATTATTTATAAAGGCAAAGTTGAAGACTTTTCTTATGCTAAAGAAGGTAATGGTTATTTAAGAATAGGTGATATTATAAATAAAATATCATCATCTCCAAAAGAATATTTTGAACCTGAAAAAACAATATCTAATTTATTTGAGAGAGAATTAAGAGTTGGAATACAAGGTGATATTGAGAGCTATTTAAATAAAAATCCAACATTTAAATCAAATCTGGAAAAAAACAAATTTTATGATTTACCTACTTTAAAAGACTATGTGAAATATATTTACCAAAAAGAAAGTAATACCAATTTTATCATTCAGGATAGTGATGGTTTTACCAACCTCAGAAAGGAGAAAAACTCTTCTTCCCAAATCCTACAAAAGATAAACACAGGTGAACAAATTGAGGTTTTAAACCAGAATGGAGATTGGTGGTTAGTAGTTTCCAAAGAAGGTAAAAAGGGATATGTTCATAAAAGCAGGATAAAATCTGAATAA
- a CDS encoding alanine dehydrogenase — protein sequence MSTNIFTPFTEEELMPKEEKLEVIKKGKQFSIGIPKETCLNERRTCITPDAVQVLVEHGHEIIIESGAGQGSFFTDLQYSESGAKITNDPKEAFGQDLILKVNPPTEEEIEYMKPNTYLVSALQINLRDKEYFLKLAEKKINAIAFEFIVDEYKQLALVRLVGEIAGTVSILYASELLALSNGLMLGGITGVRPAEVVVLGAGIVGEFATKAAIGLGASVKVFDNSLSKLRRLHTIVDSRVPTSIIDPKELSKSLRRADVVIGALPRLNMTPIVTEDMVMKMKKGSVIIDITIDNGKVIETSELTTMEDPYVIKHGVIHCGLPNLTSRMPRTTTKAISNFFLSYILNYDEEGGFENMLIRKNEMKQSLYMYKGRHTKKIICDRFGLTYHDINLLIF from the coding sequence ATGAGTACAAATATTTTTACTCCTTTCACAGAAGAAGAATTAATGCCGAAAGAGGAAAAATTGGAGGTTATAAAAAAAGGAAAACAGTTCAGTATTGGGATTCCTAAAGAAACCTGTCTCAACGAAAGGAGAACCTGCATTACTCCCGACGCCGTACAGGTGCTGGTAGAGCATGGCCATGAGATCATTATAGAATCAGGGGCCGGACAAGGTTCTTTTTTTACAGATTTACAATACTCTGAATCTGGAGCAAAGATCACCAATGATCCTAAAGAAGCTTTCGGGCAGGATCTTATTCTGAAGGTAAATCCTCCTACAGAGGAAGAAATTGAATACATGAAACCCAATACCTATCTGGTTTCAGCACTTCAGATCAATCTCAGAGATAAGGAGTATTTCTTAAAGCTTGCAGAGAAAAAAATAAATGCTATTGCTTTCGAATTTATTGTTGATGAATACAAGCAGCTGGCTTTAGTAAGATTAGTAGGTGAAATTGCAGGAACTGTTTCTATTTTATATGCATCCGAATTATTAGCCTTATCCAATGGTTTAATGCTTGGAGGAATTACAGGAGTAAGACCTGCAGAAGTAGTAGTTCTCGGAGCCGGAATTGTAGGTGAATTTGCGACAAAAGCAGCCATTGGTTTAGGAGCCAGCGTAAAGGTTTTTGATAATTCTTTATCAAAACTGAGAAGGCTTCACACCATTGTTGACAGTCGTGTACCGACTTCCATTATTGACCCTAAAGAACTCAGCAAAAGTTTAAGACGTGCTGATGTAGTGATCGGAGCACTTCCAAGACTGAATATGACGCCTATCGTTACTGAAGATATGGTCATGAAAATGAAAAAAGGCAGTGTGATCATCGATATCACCATAGATAACGGTAAAGTGATTGAAACTTCAGAACTTACCACCATGGAAGATCCTTACGTCATCAAACACGGTGTCATCCACTGCGGACTTCCGAACCTTACCTCAAGAATGCCGAGAACCACCACCAAGGCGATCTCAAACTTCTTCCTTTCCTATATTTTAAATTATGACGAAGAGGGCGGCTTTGAAAACATGCTGATCCGCAAAAACGAAATGAAGCAGAGCTTATATATGTACAAGGGAAGACATACCAAGAAGATCATCTGCGACCGTTTCGGACTTACATACCACGATATCAATCTTTTAATTTTCTAA
- a CDS encoding DUF4280 and LysM peptidoglycan-binding domain-containing protein, producing MKNYVIQKGDTFSSLARQFKVKDEGILKTYHNLHCPPEDVMQEPVPGKKILIPEDPQLIAEETEPHNTSSSSGEEYTENTSPGEENPEGEQPSEKAEQSNKEEKKEDNSEDNSSTPHEGKYFVVQKGTVQCDQGFKFPKFKVTSHQKHYWNDEEGNADYLAVTEDDLQLDPAAQPFGQCKLKPTSGGYLPCAYAPAGKWQKTYEKVKVMGKSCLTEISELMCSTGGKITILKHGQQSEAGKSNVAKANTQEQQVYNPVVDFDEFKEDTKGTDELYYS from the coding sequence ATGAAAAATTATGTCATACAAAAAGGCGATACGTTCAGTTCGCTCGCCCGGCAGTTTAAGGTGAAAGATGAAGGAATTTTAAAAACGTACCACAACCTTCACTGCCCGCCGGAAGATGTTATGCAGGAACCTGTTCCCGGAAAAAAGATTTTAATTCCGGAAGATCCTCAACTTATTGCTGAAGAAACAGAACCTCATAATACCTCTTCATCCTCTGGAGAAGAATATACAGAAAATACTAGTCCGGGGGAAGAAAATCCAGAAGGAGAACAACCATCTGAAAAAGCTGAACAATCGAATAAAGAAGAAAAAAAGGAAGATAATAGTGAAGACAATAGTTCTACCCCTCATGAAGGAAAATATTTCGTTGTGCAGAAAGGAACAGTACAGTGTGATCAGGGATTCAAATTTCCAAAATTTAAGGTAACAAGCCATCAGAAGCATTACTGGAACGACGAAGAAGGAAACGCTGATTATCTGGCTGTCACAGAAGATGATTTGCAGCTCGATCCTGCAGCACAACCATTCGGGCAATGTAAGCTTAAACCGACTTCAGGAGGCTATCTTCCCTGCGCTTACGCTCCTGCCGGAAAATGGCAGAAAACCTATGAAAAGGTAAAAGTGATGGGGAAAAGCTGTCTTACGGAAATTTCAGAACTGATGTGCAGCACGGGAGGGAAAATAACCATTCTCAAGCACGGACAGCAAAGTGAAGCAGGCAAAAGCAATGTTGCCAAAGCAAATACGCAGGAACAGCAGGTTTATAATCCCGTTGTAGATTTTGATGAATTCAAGGAAGATACAAAAGGAACAGACGAACTTTATTACAGCTAA
- a CDS encoding LysM peptidoglycan-binding domain-containing protein, which yields MEIDFLQYQVRNGDTLTSIASRLGMTGEELKLFHNDHCEKMDRIWFENLNKVKTIFVPVHYKTEVQKEQERKNTLPSQLSPSFFATTYTVNESFESPFEDPVNIGYTIDLNLRKDQNKEQYIASYIQKDFTSDGNTPDDKISSLSIACMKSIMPLEFIINKHGKITGLADHKKITDTFIHQRKDLEEFYIGEVSQNYMNAFERNIKDESFLLQQFQSTLLFQTLFPKTDWFQKKTKWKEPLYFLQNSFPVQCEINIEQENGGENTVLMILNGKISELCTSQEILRGIRLNEKTSEPASGTIILEYTTHKKNKNLLQAKASVSLSHEGLSIHQHHINITQG from the coding sequence ATGGAAATTGATTTCTTACAATATCAGGTACGGAATGGAGACACGCTGACTTCTATCGCTTCCCGGCTGGGCATGACCGGTGAAGAACTGAAGCTGTTTCATAATGATCATTGTGAAAAAATGGACAGGATCTGGTTTGAAAACCTTAATAAAGTAAAAACGATCTTTGTTCCTGTACATTACAAAACAGAAGTACAGAAAGAACAGGAAAGAAAAAATACTCTTCCGTCACAACTCTCTCCTTCCTTTTTTGCCACAACATACACTGTTAACGAAAGTTTTGAAAGCCCTTTTGAAGATCCGGTTAACATCGGTTACACCATTGATCTTAATCTCCGCAAAGACCAAAACAAAGAACAATATATTGCAAGCTACATCCAGAAAGATTTTACATCTGATGGAAACACGCCTGATGATAAAATAAGCAGTCTTTCTATTGCCTGCATGAAAAGTATTATGCCCCTTGAGTTTATTATTAATAAACATGGCAAAATCACGGGGCTTGCAGATCATAAAAAAATCACTGACACTTTTATCCATCAGCGTAAAGATCTTGAAGAGTTCTATATAGGAGAAGTTTCTCAAAATTACATGAATGCTTTTGAAAGAAATATTAAAGACGAATCATTTTTATTACAGCAGTTTCAGAGTACGCTTCTTTTTCAGACGCTGTTTCCGAAGACAGACTGGTTTCAGAAGAAAACAAAGTGGAAAGAACCGCTTTATTTTTTACAGAATTCTTTTCCGGTACAATGTGAAATCAATATAGAACAGGAAAATGGAGGCGAAAACACTGTTTTAATGATTTTGAATGGCAAAATCAGTGAATTATGTACATCCCAGGAGATCCTGCGTGGGATCAGGCTTAATGAAAAGACATCGGAACCTGCATCAGGTACCATTATATTAGAATACACCACCCACAAAAAAAATAAAAATCTTCTTCAGGCAAAAGCTTCGGTTTCATTGAGCCATGAAGGATTATCAATACACCAACACCATATCAACATAACACAAGGATAA
- a CDS encoding M23 family metallopeptidase, which translates to MAGTTYSYEVKPSLLSFGLKGEYEWYLYKKQKNGTWKDITGKPKTGEKVTYRFGEIALGIEFQMKVYEIKKAILPGLPASKELAGTLILIPTSNKVSKIDKVVLFNRGAANVNKASYRDTLIAQAHCIGMFNKEIEFHLWEDDAPGKGHDPVINKNNRHTRSYKALVNAKGIAEVQIPLMSDEKILRQIANQFMMKGDKSEGANHEYYVTASYSGQIQGASQVNVDVANPDYKGQSQNQPKPQPQGHTPKFTPGQKAPKQPDPKGNIIEAVFIDDKGNELSKVAVGDKVRVRIHSKNMVGKHIQYVVWEYDTTSNDEVYRSGNIKIPADVCDTSGFVITKDIFDKGIDSPIGDPDSDKQNYFIEIISKDLSAESQKFGVNPEGLMQVEKLKSAAAVQNTQKPDQPGSCICQEQYKDLVWGGKVSCEFRKKVVQICAELWGENRKMEMANGLMAVMNVETASSFKAHQIMGQTLKNVKAITKDDFWLVQKDKKTGKEVRTSRAVGLIQFTQSALQAIGEFKSGSGFDKLHEVKLRFATMGEIKQLDYVKKYFEPSKNKIKTPEDIYLHVFAPKGVNQSDNYVLYEKGTIEYTQNESVDKKSKGANKGDGKIQRSEILERYHDSYNDGITNKTQKFNCNNSPETPDVKESSKCPEDCSQCFEYSDVIDNPKLNDQSNNVNKNRFHRTPRYNNKHPKGYYHTGTDILAQLDKELKSLLCGEVVEALDTKGDLGKIVTIKSKDKNGKFIWIRYCHLNSFSVSKGQKIKHGKIFGKSGNTGNAKDILPQYYHVHIEASTDGVFYGGTTRVDPEQFMKTKFDETIKGNHIK; encoded by the coding sequence TTGGCAGGAACAACATATTCCTACGAAGTAAAACCTTCCCTCCTCTCATTCGGACTGAAAGGTGAATATGAATGGTATCTTTACAAGAAACAGAAAAACGGAACCTGGAAAGACATCACCGGAAAGCCTAAAACCGGTGAAAAGGTAACTTACCGATTTGGAGAAATAGCCTTAGGAATAGAGTTTCAAATGAAAGTCTACGAGATTAAAAAAGCTATTTTACCAGGACTTCCTGCCAGCAAGGAACTGGCTGGAACCCTTATCTTGATTCCAACAAGCAATAAAGTGTCAAAAATAGATAAAGTAGTTCTCTTCAACCGGGGAGCAGCTAACGTCAATAAAGCCAGTTATCGTGATACCCTTATTGCGCAGGCTCATTGCATTGGCATGTTTAATAAGGAGATTGAATTCCATCTCTGGGAAGATGATGCGCCGGGAAAAGGCCATGATCCTGTCATTAATAAAAACAACCGTCATACCCGCAGCTACAAAGCTCTGGTGAATGCAAAAGGTATTGCAGAAGTACAAATCCCCCTGATGTCTGATGAAAAAATCCTTCGCCAGATAGCCAATCAGTTTATGATGAAAGGTGACAAAAGTGAAGGAGCCAATCATGAATATTATGTTACGGCAAGCTATTCAGGTCAAATTCAGGGAGCAAGCCAGGTGAACGTAGATGTAGCTAATCCGGATTATAAGGGACAATCTCAAAATCAACCTAAACCGCAGCCTCAAGGACATACTCCAAAATTCACACCAGGACAAAAAGCTCCCAAACAGCCTGATCCTAAAGGCAATATTATAGAAGCTGTTTTCATTGATGATAAAGGAAATGAACTTTCCAAAGTTGCTGTAGGGGATAAAGTAAGGGTCAGGATTCATTCCAAAAATATGGTGGGAAAACACATTCAGTATGTAGTTTGGGAATATGATACTACGTCTAATGATGAAGTTTACAGAAGCGGAAACATTAAAATTCCTGCCGATGTATGCGACACTTCAGGGTTTGTCATTACAAAAGATATTTTTGACAAAGGAATAGACTCCCCTATCGGCGATCCAGACTCGGATAAACAAAACTATTTTATCGAAATTATTTCCAAGGATCTTTCTGCGGAATCTCAGAAATTTGGGGTAAATCCGGAAGGCCTGATGCAGGTGGAGAAATTGAAGAGTGCGGCGGCGGTGCAGAATACACAAAAACCAGATCAACCAGGAAGTTGTATATGTCAGGAACAGTATAAAGATTTAGTATGGGGAGGAAAAGTAAGTTGTGAGTTTAGAAAGAAAGTAGTGCAAATATGTGCTGAATTATGGGGAGAAAACAGAAAAATGGAAATGGCCAATGGGTTAATGGCTGTTATGAATGTTGAAACAGCAAGTTCATTTAAAGCACACCAAATAATGGGGCAAACTTTAAAGAATGTCAAGGCTATAACAAAAGATGATTTCTGGCTTGTTCAAAAAGATAAAAAAACAGGGAAAGAAGTTCGTACTTCACGAGCAGTAGGGTTAATTCAATTTACTCAATCTGCATTACAAGCAATTGGAGAATTTAAATCTGGTAGTGGATTTGATAAATTACATGAAGTAAAACTACGTTTTGCTACAATGGGAGAAATTAAACAGCTTGACTATGTCAAAAAATATTTTGAGCCTTCTAAAAATAAAATTAAAACCCCGGAAGACATCTATTTACATGTATTTGCTCCTAAAGGTGTAAACCAATCAGACAATTACGTTTTATATGAGAAAGGGACTATTGAATACACTCAAAATGAAAGTGTTGATAAAAAAAGTAAAGGAGCAAATAAAGGAGACGGTAAGATTCAACGTTCAGAAATTTTAGAAAGATATCATGATAGTTATAACGATGGGATTACTAATAAAACACAAAAATTTAATTGTAATAATTCTCCTGAAACACCAGATGTAAAGGAATCATCAAAATGCCCAGAAGATTGTTCACAATGCTTTGAATATTCTGACGTAATAGACAATCCTAAATTAAATGATCAAAGTAACAATGTAAATAAAAATAGATTCCACAGAACCCCTCGGTACAATAACAAACATCCAAAAGGCTACTATCATACAGGTACGGACATCTTAGCACAATTAGACAAAGAATTAAAATCACTACTGTGTGGAGAAGTCGTAGAAGCTCTTGACACAAAAGGTGATTTAGGAAAAATAGTTACTATTAAGTCAAAAGATAAAAATGGTAAATTTATTTGGATAAGATACTGCCATTTAAACTCATTTTCTGTATCAAAAGGACAGAAGATAAAACATGGAAAAATTTTTGGTAAATCGGGTAATACTGGTAATGCAAAAGATATTTTGCCTCAGTATTATCATGTTCACATTGAAGCATCAACTGACGGAGTTTTCTATGGTGGAACTACACGTGTCGATCCAGAACAATTTATGAAAACAAAATTCGATGAAACTATAAAAGGAAATCATATTAAATAA